CCCACCCGATGGCCGCCCTATGCGCGCCCGCCACCGATGTCTTGTTGGTCGGGGATTCGCTCGGCATGGTGCTTTATGGCTTTGACAGCACCCTGCCGGTCACGCTCGAGATGATGATAAGACACGGCCAAGCGGTGCGTGCGGGCGCGCCAGAATCCTTGGTGGTGATTGACATGCCGTTTGGCACGGTCGAAAAAACCACGCCCGAGGCAATCGCCAATTGCCGCCGCGTGATGCAGGAAACCACCGCCCATGACCCGGCCGGCCAAGAATTAAAAGTCGCTGGTGTGAAAATCGAGGGCGGCAAGGAAATGGCCGAGACCATCGGCGGTGTGGTGTCGGCCGGCATTCCGGTAATGGGGCATGTCGGGTTGTTGCCGCAACGCGCCAAGCAACTCGGCGGGTTCAAGGCGCAGGGCATCGATAAAAAAGATTGGCCACGGATTATCGACGACGCCCTTGCCGTCGAACGCGCCGGCGCATTCGCAATAGTGGTCGAGGCGGTGGCGGCCGGCCTGGGACGTGAAATAACCAACGCGGTAAAAATTCCCACCATCGGCATCGGGGCGGGGGCCGATTGCGACGGGCAAGTTTTGGTGGCCGACGACATGCTCGGCATTACCTACCACCAACGCAAAAAACCCAGGTTCGTGCGGCAATTTGCCACGCTTGATAAAACAATTCAAACCGCGACCAGCGATTTCGCGCAAGCGGTTAAAAATGGCGATTTCCCACGGGACGAAGAAACCTACAAAGAAAAAAACTAAAAAAAAATTGCAAAGAAAAACATGACGCCAACCATCATCACCAGCATCACCGCCATGCGCGAATTTATCGCTGGCGAAAAAAAATTGGGTAAAAA
The sequence above is drawn from the Hydrotalea sp. genome and encodes:
- the panB gene encoding 3-methyl-2-oxobutanoate hydroxymethyltransferase translates to MKLLWPSSLINFLFFTTLPANTIPALQAMKGREKIVVLSLYTHPMAALCAPATDVLLVGDSLGMVLYGFDSTLPVTLEMMIRHGQAVRAGAPESLVVIDMPFGTVEKTTPEAIANCRRVMQETTAHDPAGQELKVAGVKIEGGKEMAETIGGVVSAGIPVMGHVGLLPQRAKQLGGFKAQGIDKKDWPRIIDDALAVERAGAFAIVVEAVAAGLGREITNAVKIPTIGIGAGADCDGQVLVADDMLGITYHQRKKPRFVRQFATLDKTIQTATSDFAQAVKNGDFPRDEETYKEKN